Part of the Candidatus Methylacidiphilales bacterium genome, CGCCAAACACAACATCAGCGAGCCGACCTACTACAAGTGGAAGAAGCAGTATGGGGGCCTGGAAGTGTCCGACGTGCGGACGATGCGTGCCATGGCCGAAGAGAACGCCCGGCTCAAACGAATCATCGCGGACTTGGTCGTGCAGAACGACATCTTGAAGGTGGTGAACGCAAAAAAATGGTGAGCCCTTCGACCAAGCGAAGGGCCGTGCGCATGGTGGTGGAAGAAGGCTGGGGACGGAAGGCCCCGGCCTGCCGGGCGCTTGGACTGTGCCGGGCCAGCTTCTATGTGGAAAGCCAGGTCTGTGTGGAGATGTTCACGGCCGGTCAGCGTGGTGCTGGGGTCATGATCGATGAGTAGACGACAGGACCTAGTGCGTAACAATTTGTCGTCTTTTTTGTCCTCGTCAGTCTTATTTCTGCTCCTGTTGGCGCAGGATTTCTGCACGCTTCTTTTGCCATTCTGTTTCGAAATTCTCGTCAAGCTTTGGGGTCACTTTCCGGCTCAATTCCTTCTCGGGCCAGTTCGGAACTTCCAACCCTCCCCTTCGCAGGATCATACTTGCCAAGGGGTAGGGGTTTCCTTCATATGCTGCCTGAAGAAACGGCTTCAGGCTCTCGCTCATCAGAGGGGATCTCTCCTGTGGTCCATAAATGGCCTGGATTTGTGCTTCCAGAAGCACCGCTGATGTTCTTGTATTCCCATCCCGGAAAGGGTGAATGCTTCGAATAGACCCATGCAGTGTGGCGAGTGCAAGCGCGTATCCAGGCGGGTCACACTGACTGATGTCTACTTCGTATTTTTGGCAACACTCTTCCAAGGCCCCTTCGATTTTGGATGCATCAGCGCCGACCCTACCCTTGTCGAAAGTAACAGTTTCATCCCTGCTTCTGAATTCCCCGGCCCACGTATGAATTTTGTAAAAGATTGCATAATGAATGGATTTGATCAGTGCCGGAATGACGGCCAGGGATTGGGACGTCACAAGCGTCTTAAGCGCTCTGGTCATCCCCTCTTGGTAAGCCTGTTCGTAGGCCTCAATATCCTTAATATCCGGCTTCAGGCCCAACCCCTGAAGTTTGTTCCATGGCGTGCCCGTGGACTCTTGCTTTCCCATACGGAGAACACTATACTCAGGTAATGGAAGATGGAAAACACTCCATACAGGATTATCTCACGCGAACTGCCGTGACTGTTCAGGCGCTCTCTGCTCAGGGAGGCTTCAAAACCTCTTTCGCCTCGGCCCTCAAGGCAGTAACTGCTGTTGAGACCGATTGCTTACTGGGGGCAGTACATCCATCGATTGCACCTCTCATGAATGCGCTGAAACAGGCGCAAGAGCGCGAAAAACGCTTGGGTCTGCGTCCCTGTTTATTGTCCTCAAATCTTTCGTCAACGATGCAGGCGAACACTTCCTTCCCCAGGATTTAGGGGATGTTATACCTCGGCCACCTACGGTGGCCCCCTAAGAAGACCCCGGTCAAGTAAGTGCCATCGTCAGGTCCTATTGATTAGTCCATGCGTCTCGAAGTCGTAGGGCTTGCCTCCGGCCAGAAGCAGGGCGCAGT contains:
- a CDS encoding transposase; amino-acid sequence: MKRSKFSEEQVVGILREGAGMSVKAVCAKHNISEPTYYKWKKQYGGLEVSDVRTMRAMAEENARLKRIIADLVVQNDILKVVNAKKW
- a CDS encoding Fic family protein, whose amino-acid sequence is MGKQESTGTPWNKLQGLGLKPDIKDIEAYEQAYQEGMTRALKTLVTSQSLAVIPALIKSIHYAIFYKIHTWAGEFRSRDETVTFDKGRVGADASKIEGALEECCQKYEVDISQCDPPGYALALATLHGSIRSIHPFRDGNTRTSAVLLEAQIQAIYGPQERSPLMSESLKPFLQAAYEGNPYPLASMILRRGGLEVPNWPEKELSRKVTPKLDENFETEWQKKRAEILRQQEQK